The region TGTCCTCTTACTTGATCATTCTGGTTGCTCAAAACCTTTCAGCCATTTTGAACAAAGCTCTGTCTTCAAACTTGATCCCTGGTTTTGATAGTAATCTGAATCCAAACTTCAATCATTTATTGTTCGCTGATGATATTATGCTAATTACTAAAGCCACTCGTTCTGCTGCTCGTAATATAAACCTTTGCTTATCCATTTACTCCCATTTGACTGGTCAATGTCCTAATCATGCTAAAACCCAAATTTTTCTCCCATCCTGGTTCAACAAAAAGAGTCACCCATAGTATTTGTTCCATCACTGGATTTTCCCAAGCTCATTTTCCTTTTACTTACTTGGGTATCCTCATTTCTCCTAAAAAACTCAGCGTCCTTTCCTTCAAACCTATGATTGATAAGATTAAAATTATGTGTGCCCGTTGGAAAACTTGCAAACTTTCATCTGCTGCGAAGTCGGTTTTCTCATTAACTCCTCTATTCTTTCAATTCCAAATTATTACCTCTCTACTTATCCTATCCCTGATTTGGTTCTTCATGAAATCACTTTGTCTGGTCCGGGCTTTCTTTTGGTCCAAGGGgagcaatggaaagggcatccatgctaTGAGTTGGAATTGTATCACTGATAAAAAATCGTGAGGGGGGCTTAGGGCACATGAATCTCTTTTTGGCCAAGACCTCGCTTATGGCCAAGAATGTCTTTAAATATCTCAATTCAGATAATATCTTTTGGGTTTCTATTGCTCGGCATAAGTATGGTCACTTAAACTTCTGGGTTAACTCCATTCCTGCAAATTGTTCTTGGACTTTTCATGGCATTTGTAGAACATCTATTACTTTAAAGCACAACCTTTGGATCAAATCCTTTGATCCTGTTAAGACCTCTTTTTGGTTTGATCCCTGGTTATTTGAAACCCCTATTGCTTTTAAACCCACTTACTTTAATGTCAATACTGATCTCAATGTTGTTTGTTTATCTACTTTGTGTGTGAATGGCCTGTGGAACAATGATATGCTCTCTGCTATCTTTGGTGATTCTTTAGGCCCATTGATTCCAAATCTTTGTACTTTTGATCATGACAACTCAAATTTCTGGGTTTGGCAACCCAAGTCCTCCAACTTGAAAATTTCCTCAGTCATTTATCATCACTTTAAATCACAATAATGACTTGAATTTGGAGTGGTCAGGTTGGACTAAGCTGTGGAATCTCCATGTTGCTCCACGCATCAAACATTTTATTTGGCTCATGTTACATGGTAGAATCTCTACTACTGATTTTCTTAATAGCATCAATCTTGGTCCCAGGACTTTATGTGTTTTTTGTCACATTGAAACTGAATCCATTGACCACTTATTTCTTAAATGTCGTTGTGCCTAGATTCAACATATTTCTTAATAGCATATGATTCAACATATTAATCCTGATGTCATTTCTGCTGGTTTCTGGATCACAGATTACAATCTTTCAATCCACACTATCTCTGTTATTGCAGCTAGTATTTGGTTTATGTGGAAAGCTCGTTGTGATGCCATCTTTAAAAATATCAGCCCCTAATTACACTAACATTTCCTTTAAAGTTGTTGCCCATGTTAAAGATTTTATGCAGGAAAATGCATCTCTCATTGGTTGGAAGCTCCTTCTCAATAACTTTTCTAGTTCTAATggcccttttctttttcttgctcaTCGATGGTCTGACAACAACAAGATTGGTAAGTTAggtttctttatttcttctcaTACTTACACTATTTCCTGTGCAGGTTGTTGTTCTTTCTACGCGGAGACGCTCCTTGATGCAGGCATCATTGCTCTGTGTATTGCTCTTAGAACTTCCATTGATCATCAGCTAGCCTTCCGGCACATTCTACACTGCAATCATGATCTAACTCAATCTTTGAAGGGTGATCCCAATCCTATCGCATGGAGGGCTGCGCAGATCATCTCCGAAgcttctcttctccttcataTTGCCGGCAACCCCTTCTGTTTAACATTCCTGCTCAATGGAACGGCCCAACTCATGCTCTTGCTACTGTCGTTAGCAACAACCATTCCCTCTGCCAAGAtggataatgaaaattttttctgAGTTTGGTTTCACCTTTTAGCTTTCTCTTCTTTAGCTtgtattgttgttttgtttgcttcttgttctttccTTTACCTTTCTTTGTGTTGTTGGTCTGTATACACTAAACTttgtatctttttctttctattaatAAAATCAGCTCTCTAAgctctttcccaaaaaatatatatatatatatatatatatatatatattatttaagcTTGGTTTAACCAAAAGCTTAAGTGGATaggattaaaactcaattaatatatttaaatctatattttctaaattaaccATTATGataagattattaattaatgtaatataaataatattataaataaattaagaatatattataaatatatctcGTAATAAAAATATACTCATTTTTATGATAAAACAATCCCACTGCCATGCCACTTCTAGTACCTGTTCAAGACAACCAGTGggtgatattaaaaaaaaatcaaacacttAAAACTCggtaaaactaaaaaaaatggataattgaagaattcaatataatttgtttttaactaATTGACAAAACATTAGCCATAAATTTAGCaaccaaataaatatatgaaatatcatgaagagatttttattttagaaaaaacatATATCATGAGATAAGTCATATAAAAGCCAACACTTGTTGCTTAGTTTGACAATAAATGTAATAATCTAGTTTTTCAAGTTTGTTATTGTAACACTTTTAGCTAGTATTGTAGCTTTTATGTTGTTGTACTGTAGACTGCATACTACACCAACCCAAGATTTTCTTTGTAACTTCAGCCATTttcctctcttcctctcatctttcttggttttctcttagaggagaagaaggttgggctgatctttttttttttttcttattagttTGAAGTTTCAAGGTCTTTCATCCTTTCTCCTTGAACCTAGAGGTAAGCTTCCATCCTCTCTTGGTTTTCCTTGATGCTTGGATGGAAAGTTGGAGTTAGGATTTGAGTTGTGAGTTGGAAAAAGCTTGAAATTTATCATCCTTTCTTGCTTGCTGATCGTTAGAATTTGAGGGAATGttttacattgttgttcttccATAGTTGAATGTAACCTAGAACCAgatttttgcatgaaaacatgGAACTATAGAGTTGTTGTGCgggggtactgtagcaccgatgaactatatttttatttttttatttttttttaagagtgaAGCTGAGACCCTTAGGAGTTCATTGGAAATCTTAAAACTCTGTTTTGAGTCAACCCTATGCCTCATTTGAGATTGCATTGCATGTTTAAATAATTCAGGGTTTCTTGGTATTTGTTTTGCTTACTTTgttgcttgtgtgtgtgtgtgtgtgtttggttgATTAGGTAGCGAGGGCTCATCGCGAGGCAAGGAACCAGCGGAGGAGTAGCTTGCTTGTAGTTTTCTCGCCTAAGGTGTGAGTGGGATATGTGATTtgcataattctattagaaTGTTATCTAAAGATTTCTATTACCCTATTTGAAAGTATTtcatggcttttttttttatcgtaTTAAATCAATGTTTCGATTGGCTTGGAAGAAAATGCCTATGTTATAGAGAGATATATGAAACTCTTGATGTTGAATGAATATGTTTAtgattatacatatattttgagTAGAAATGATTTATGAGGCTTTGGTTATTCAATCATGCTCCTAACATTGATAATTGTGGAAATGACATTTATTTTCGATATTTGAATGTTGTATTGGATATGGACTCTATGAGAAGATATGCATGTattgcattgttttttttatagtgacATCTTGTTGCAGTAGGTGGTCTTCCCGGCCAGCCTATTGAGGTGGCTTGGAAGACTCGCATAGTTATTGGTCTAATTCAGGTAGGAGTTTAGAGCCCTGATTAAATATTCATCGGGAAGTCGGAGTCCCCACTCAGTGgactgatgggtcaacgtcaagagCATGAAAACCTTGATGGCTCTGAACTAGCTGCAGCCACAACTACAGTTTAAAGAGATTTCTAGACCACTACTTGTTTGCTTGCGAGGAGAACTTCGTATTTTTAAAGAACCTATATTTTTATGCAAAGTAAACCTTGAGAGGTGATCTCTTGTAAATTATTTGGAAagtaaattgatttgatgacgagtatcatgttttatgaatgTTAAAACCCTCGTTCGAGCAAAATGATTCTTTTATGCTATATATAGTTTTCTTACACTTGTGTATATTGTTATATGCTAATATGCTCTAATCCTTTTGTGTTATGGCAAAAGCCTAGCTTTGTAGtttttatcaattatatttgGTGTATTCTATTAGAATTGTGTTAATCaattcactgagtgacttaggTTAGGTTACTCATCCTCTCCTTTCTTTTTAAACTCTAGCGCTTAGTAGTGTGGTGGCAAGGCGAAGCGCTTGGCATTCATTATCTTTCTTTCAGTACTCATTTCCAGTATCATGTATGTTATCCTTTGAGCATGAACATGTTGTATAAAGACATTGATCCATTAGTGTGTTTGAACTTTGTATGCTTGGTTTGCTTTGCTTGTGAtctaatttttgaaaacttTGTTGTACTTGTGATGAGCATATTTTATTGAACTCTATTACCAGGTTATTATATTGTGGCTTCCCCTATGTATTTGTGTATtccttatttttgaatattctATTTAGTGTTGCTTACCACGAGGATTTTGTTAGCTTTGCGGTAACTCGATGGTTGAGTGGTgtgggtatccctcctcggatCAGGACGTGGCAGTAAGACACTTGTTAGCGCACTGGCTGACATGAGTTTGGCATACCATGCCTGTAATACAATATACTGTTCATGCAATGTTCCCGGATCAAGTCACCCTATtgtaaaaatcttataaaaagcAGGTATATATTTTCATCATGatccattttaaatttgataatatatGCGCAATGAACCATTTCAATAATATCACAGTCAACTCAAGCACGAGCTCAATTGCCTCTCTTGGTTGTCGGATCTTTCATGGATCCGTAGGCAATGCCGACCCGAATCCGTTAGTGAGTTCTAACTTTAACTATTACCCACCAAAAAAAACTCGAAATTGCAAGGGTTATTGTGCAAAATATTGAAGAGCTTGGTTGAAAAATTGAGGGCTTTTTGTGTTCTAGGGTTTGATTGATCTCCGAGTGGGAGGGCGATGGATTCGAGCGCTTCGGAGAAGAAGAGTGATGATCTCGAGATCTTCAGCGCCGAGAACCTCCAGAGCAATATGAAGTCCATTTACTATAGGTTTGTTGGAAATCTTTCAGTTTTGCGGATGTTTAGTGATTGGATTTGATTGTTTTGAATTTGTCTTTCTACTTGTGAAGCCGCACGTTCTTGTCTATTGTTGGTGGTGTGGTGGCGGGGATCTGGGGATTTACCGGATTGATGGGCTTTGTCTTCTACTTTTTGGTAATGGCGATCGCTTCCTTGGGTTTGGCGGCGAAGGCGAAGTTCTCTGTTCGCGCGTACTTCGATTCTTGGAACAGGATCGTAGTTGATGGGTTTCTGGGTGGACTCATGGTTTGCCTCTGAAATCTCTCTCTGGAATAAGTCTTTTCATTTTGGATTTGTTAAACgttaaattgatttatttgattcatATGAATATTGAATACTTGCTTTGATGAGTAGCTGATTTGAATATTCTTGTTATCTATGGAGAGGAGTAGAGAGTAATGGCTTAGAAAATGCAAAAAGGTTTGATTTTGGGTATTTTGACAAACAGATAGCTTTGATACCCATATAATGAAGAAGGATAATGAGATTCTGATGACCATATGATGTTGGAGATTGGCGGTATTTATAGCTAAAACTGCAACCTTTTGAGACTGACACTGCACTGTAGCTCTTGTCAATGAATGTGAGGTGATATTAGTGAGCAAttgcaagaatttttttttttttagactttgACATTGTAATTGCCTGTGGATTGGAAAAACAAGTTTAGTTTTAAGGTATTTTGACAGCATAATGTTTTCAGGAACCCTTTAAAGTTTTGACTTTGTACCTGTGGTGGGAAGGAAGTTCTGTTTTCTAGTTCATCTCAAGCTGAATAAGGTTGTTTGGTATCTGATGTTGTTTGGGTTGTTTGGTAGCTTGTTCCTGAAGATGTTATAGCTTGAAAATAGTAACTATAGGTACATTAACCATGTGCAGGAATTAGTTCGGAATGATGCGTCCATGGTGAAGGTGCAGAACAGTAAAACAAATTGGGAAGGTAGTAAATATGTCATTTAACACCTTAATTTATGGCATATTCCCAACCTTGGTTAGTGATGGTGTCATAGATAGGTTTATGTAGGAACATGTAGTAAAGATAGAGCTACAGTTATATGTATTGCTATTAGTGCTTAAATTGGCACCAAAAATGATTTCAATTTATGATATACTAGTAAACCTTTAAATTTATGCAGCATGCACTGACACATATAGAAGAGTTTGAAATCCTAAACAATGGACGAAATTTTTGTTAACTATGTTCCTGCCTGACCTGCACTATACTCTTGTATAAGCAGGACAAGACTGagcataattaataatgaatttcGCACAATTAAAAGAAGCGTTCTGAACTAACACTAGTATGGGGTGGGTGGGTTAAAGTTCTAAGGTGGTTGAGGAAACTTTACTGTTCTTTTTATTAATCTGAATTGCCTTCTTATGTTATGTCTTCTTTGGCTGTTTTATAATCAGGATTATGATTTAATTAGTGATTTAGATTTTTCTATCATGCAT is a window of Dioscorea cayenensis subsp. rotundata cultivar TDr96_F1 chromosome 5, TDr96_F1_v2_PseudoChromosome.rev07_lg8_w22 25.fasta, whole genome shotgun sequence DNA encoding:
- the LOC120260491 gene encoding ER membrane protein complex subunit 6; this translates as MDSSASEKKSDDLEIFSAENLQSNMKSIYYSRTFLSIVGGVVAGIWGFTGLMGFVFYFLVMAIASLGLAAKAKFSVRAYFDSWNRIVVDGFLGGLMSYVLFWTFAYDIVHIF